Proteins encoded by one window of Crassostrea angulata isolate pt1a10 chromosome 9, ASM2561291v2, whole genome shotgun sequence:
- the LOC128164102 gene encoding integral membrane protein GPR155-like isoform X1, with protein sequence MEANSTNLTAPSTGGATVSIENLYPAIVQCFVIILFGYIAGRWDVITSAQGKGIGTFVSKFCLPALLFKNMCILNFGDVNWIFLLCILIAKSVVFFLVMALSLLIKRPRNYGIAGLFAIFATQSNDFALGFPLLQSLYADTHPEYLKYIYLIAPISVIVLNPIGFVLLEIQNHREREAENSSVEIKGEGSCMPLSIGLHVIKGVVTNPIVFMTVIGIIGNFVFHRNIPDVLSDILDVFGDAFAASALFYLGMSMVGKVKGQISLAMVVPLLLIGAKGLLLPLVTWLVVGGIERISDNTNSTSDAMFGFLYGTFPTAPSVFLYASHYSTATDLVATGMVAGTFLAAPLMFVSARMLSVVVVSEMDYKDLLLQTSFDASVISMVACVWVLIIMIASKRFKRIPHQFLVCLILSHFISCLGMVIYSYKDCKEDMATWKHYIEFTMILAGTLATRCWAMVIAVTLYLIHCRSLCFVLRFRGCFYLLGFGAPLFFTGILFLFGKHHMHDEIDPSFHYGTDQSILSVVFILICCVVTIVCLVLKQRNGRDYKPLATDDPDVEQSIKVGKMKSKVRKINGRVTKLGADRTCQIQINSESTNHNTSYKNACNDCDQGCTGGIGGSHPEVRTRNPQHIQVEESIEDIVPFPSESSNLLSDSSESSSETHLTLTRSTEDQTCKYGSCSREQRRQCMGRLRAYQSSVANVAIGDDGVRVNQPRRCPKDEYQTNRFLVLLVLLLLSMFIGLFLCTWRLFNNQISGIYVEMEFLDAVFNYGQGFIILAIFGFDTKYIFLPFIRSLTTNVRIKWLNLLCLRWRRFLYGVEVVQIPERGDLDEETVHLCEQFVKYHKESCAGKIVRDQKFNFREYKDVFTGLEMCDWLIEVGLVHDRGEAVKYGRTLLIGRVIAHVKNEHHFHDLPYFYFFLDDEEAILRSITENT encoded by the exons ATGGAAGCTAACTCGACCAATTTGACAGCGCCCTCTACTGGTGGAGCGACTGTGTCCATAGAGAACTTATACCCTGCCATCGTTCAGTGCTTTGTGATTATTTTGTTTGGATACATCGCAGGAAGATGGGACGTCATCACTTCCGCTCAAGGAAAGGGAATCGGGACATTTGTATCCAAATTCTGCTTGCCGGCGCTATTGTTCAAGAATATGTGTATTCTGAACTTTGGTGATGTGAACTGGATATTTTTGCTGTGTATTCTTATCGCCAAGTCTGTAGTCTTCTTTCTTGTGATGGCCCTCTCTTTGTTGATCAAACGACCTCGCAATTATGGGATAGCAGGACTTTTTGCCATCTTTGCCACTCAGAGCAATGATTTTGCGCTTGGTTTTCCATTAt tacaATCTCTGTATGCAGACACACACCCTGAGTACCTGAAGTATATTTACCTGATAGCTCCAATCTCAGTGATCGTACTTAATCCGATCGGGTTTGTCCTGCTGGAAATACAGAACCACAGAGAGCGGGAAGCAGAGAACTCTTCTGTAGAGATCAAAGGTGAAGGGTCGTGTATGCCTCTGTCCATTGGTTTACACGTCATCAAAGGGGTCGTCACCAATCCCATCGTGTTCATGACAGTCATAGGAATCATCGGCAATTTTGTGTTTCACAGGAACATTCCAGATGTTTTGTCAGACATATTGGATGTGTTTG GTGATGCTTTTGCTGCATCTGCCCTGTTCTACCTTGGAATGAGCATGGTCGGAAAAGTCAAAGGACAGATCAGCTTGGCTATGGTCGTTCCATTGCTGCTGATAGGGGCCAAAGG ACTCCTGTTGCCCCTGGTAACCTGGCTGGTCGTGGGAGGAATCGAGCGGATCAGTGACAACACTAACTCCACGTCGGACGCCATGTTTGGCTTCCTGTACGGAACATTCCCCACAGCGCCCTCTGTCTTTCTTTATGCTAGTCATTACTCCACAGCCACGGATCTG GTGGCGACCGGTATGGTGGCGGGGACGTTCCTGGCGGCCCCCCTGATGTTCGTGTCCGCGCGGATGCTGAGTGTCGTGGTGGTCAGTGAAATGGACTACAAAGATCTCCTTCTCCAGACATCCTTCGACGCCAGCGTCATCAGCATGGTCGCTTGT GTGTGGGTGCTGATCATAATGATCGCCAGCAAGCGGTTCAAGAGGATACCCCACCAGTTTCTAGTCTGTCTTATTCTGTCTCAT TTCATCTCGTGCTTGGGTATGGTGATTTACAGCTACAAAGACTGTAAGGAGGATATGGCGACATGGAAGCACTACATTGAGTTCACCATGATCCTTGCGGGCACGCTCGCCACGCGGTGCTGGGCCATGGTGATCGCGGTGACCCTGTATCTCATCCACTGCCGCAGTCTCTGCTTCGTCCTCAGGTTCAGGGGATGCTTCTACCTACTGGGTTTTGG TGCTCCATTGTTCTTCACCGGAATCTTGTTCCTGTTTGGCAAGCACCACATGCACGACGAGATTGATCCGTCCTTCCACTATGGAACAGACCAG tCCATCCTTTCTGTCGTCTTCATCTTAATTTGCTGTGTGGTCACCATTGTCTGCCTCGTTCTGAAGCAGCGGAATGGCCGTGATTACAAACCGCTCGCCACAGACGACCCAGATGTCGAGCAGTCCATCAAGGTCGGTAAAATGAAATCCAAGGTCAGAAAGATCAATGGCAGGGTCACCAAGCTGGGAGCCGACAGAACCTGTCAGATCCAGATCAATTCTGAGTCGACCAATCACAACACTTCTTACAAAAACGCTTGTAATGACTGCGACCAGGGATGTACTGGAG GTATAGGAGGGTCTCACCCCGAAGTCCGAACCAGAAACCCTCAGCACATACAAG TGGAGGAAAGCATTGAGGACATAGTTCCCTTCCCGTCGGAGAGCAGTAACCTTTTATCGGACAGTTCTGAGAGTAGTTCCGAGACTCATCTCACCCTGACGCGCTCCACCGAGGACCAGACCTGTAAATACGGATCGTGTTCACGCGAACAGAGGCGGCAGTGTATGGGGCGACTGAGAGCATACCAGTCGTCCGTGGCAAACGTCGCCATCGGTGATGACGGAGTCCGTGTCAATCAGCCACGGCGTTGTCCCAAGGACGAGTACCAGACAAACCGTTTTCTGGTTCTCCTGGTGCTGCTACTGCTGTCCATGTTCATT GGTCTGTTCCTGTGTACATGGAGACTGTTTAACAACCAGATCTCAGGGATATACGTGGAAATGGAGTTCCTGGACGCAGTCTTTAATTACGGACAG GGTTTCATTATATTGGCCATATTTGGTTTTGACACCAAATACATCTTTCTTCCATTCATAAGAAG TCTGACAACAAACGTCCGAATCAAATGGCTGAACCTGCTTTGTCTGAG GTGGCGCCGTTTCCTGTATGGGGTGGAAGTCGTGCAAATTCCAGAGAGAGGGGACCTAGACGAAGAGACAGTTCATTTGTGTGAACAGTTCGTAAAGTACCATAAAGAGAGCTGTGCTGGAAAGATTGTCAGAGACCAAAA ATTCAATTTCCGGGAGTACAAGGATGTGTTCACAGGACTGGAGATGTGTGATTGGCTGATAGAAGTGGGTTTGGTTCACGACCGCGGTGAAGCGGTCAAGTATGGGAGaacgcttctgattggtcgagtGATAGCACATGTTAAAAATGAACACCATTTTCACGACTTGCCGTATTTCTATTTCTTCCT
- the LOC128164102 gene encoding integral membrane protein GPR155-like isoform X2: MEANSTNLTAPSTGGATVSIENLYPAIVQCFVIILFGYIAGRWDVITSAQGKGIGTFVSKFCLPALLFKNMCILNFGDVNWIFLLCILIAKSVVFFLVMALSLLIKRPRNYGIAGLFAIFATQSNDFALGFPLLQSLYADTHPEYLKYIYLIAPISVIVLNPIGFVLLEIQNHREREAENSSVEIKGEGSCMPLSIGLHVIKGVVTNPIVFMTVIGIIGNFVFHRNIPDVLSDILDVFGDAFAASALFYLGMSMVGKVKGQISLAMVVPLLLIGAKGLLLPLVTWLVVGGIERISDNTNSTSDAMFGFLYGTFPTAPSVFLYASHYSTATDLVATGMVAGTFLAAPLMFVSARMLSVVVVSEMDYKDLLLQTSFDASVISMVACVWVLIIMIASKRFKRIPHQFLVCLILSHFISCLGMVIYSYKDCKEDMATWKHYIEFTMILAGTLATRCWAMVIAVTLYLIHCRSLCFVLRFRGCFYLLGFGAPLFFTGILFLFGKHHMHDEIDPSFHYGTDQSILSVVFILICCVVTIVCLVLKQRNGRDYKPLATDDPDVEQSIKVGKMKSKVRKINGRVTKLGADRTCQIQINSESTNHNTSYKNACNDCDQGCTGGIGGSHPEVRTRNPQHIQVEESIEDIVPFPSESSNLLSDSSESSSETHLTLTRSTEDQTCKYGSCSREQRRQCMGRLRAYQSSVANVAIGDDGVRVNQPRRCPKDEYQTNRFLVLLVLLLLSMFIGLFLCTWRLFNNQISGIYVEMEFLDAVFNYGQGFIILAIFGFDTKYIFLPFIRRWRRFLYGVEVVQIPERGDLDEETVHLCEQFVKYHKESCAGKIVRDQKFNFREYKDVFTGLEMCDWLIEVGLVHDRGEAVKYGRTLLIGRVIAHVKNEHHFHDLPYFYFFLDDEEAILRSITENT; the protein is encoded by the exons ATGGAAGCTAACTCGACCAATTTGACAGCGCCCTCTACTGGTGGAGCGACTGTGTCCATAGAGAACTTATACCCTGCCATCGTTCAGTGCTTTGTGATTATTTTGTTTGGATACATCGCAGGAAGATGGGACGTCATCACTTCCGCTCAAGGAAAGGGAATCGGGACATTTGTATCCAAATTCTGCTTGCCGGCGCTATTGTTCAAGAATATGTGTATTCTGAACTTTGGTGATGTGAACTGGATATTTTTGCTGTGTATTCTTATCGCCAAGTCTGTAGTCTTCTTTCTTGTGATGGCCCTCTCTTTGTTGATCAAACGACCTCGCAATTATGGGATAGCAGGACTTTTTGCCATCTTTGCCACTCAGAGCAATGATTTTGCGCTTGGTTTTCCATTAt tacaATCTCTGTATGCAGACACACACCCTGAGTACCTGAAGTATATTTACCTGATAGCTCCAATCTCAGTGATCGTACTTAATCCGATCGGGTTTGTCCTGCTGGAAATACAGAACCACAGAGAGCGGGAAGCAGAGAACTCTTCTGTAGAGATCAAAGGTGAAGGGTCGTGTATGCCTCTGTCCATTGGTTTACACGTCATCAAAGGGGTCGTCACCAATCCCATCGTGTTCATGACAGTCATAGGAATCATCGGCAATTTTGTGTTTCACAGGAACATTCCAGATGTTTTGTCAGACATATTGGATGTGTTTG GTGATGCTTTTGCTGCATCTGCCCTGTTCTACCTTGGAATGAGCATGGTCGGAAAAGTCAAAGGACAGATCAGCTTGGCTATGGTCGTTCCATTGCTGCTGATAGGGGCCAAAGG ACTCCTGTTGCCCCTGGTAACCTGGCTGGTCGTGGGAGGAATCGAGCGGATCAGTGACAACACTAACTCCACGTCGGACGCCATGTTTGGCTTCCTGTACGGAACATTCCCCACAGCGCCCTCTGTCTTTCTTTATGCTAGTCATTACTCCACAGCCACGGATCTG GTGGCGACCGGTATGGTGGCGGGGACGTTCCTGGCGGCCCCCCTGATGTTCGTGTCCGCGCGGATGCTGAGTGTCGTGGTGGTCAGTGAAATGGACTACAAAGATCTCCTTCTCCAGACATCCTTCGACGCCAGCGTCATCAGCATGGTCGCTTGT GTGTGGGTGCTGATCATAATGATCGCCAGCAAGCGGTTCAAGAGGATACCCCACCAGTTTCTAGTCTGTCTTATTCTGTCTCAT TTCATCTCGTGCTTGGGTATGGTGATTTACAGCTACAAAGACTGTAAGGAGGATATGGCGACATGGAAGCACTACATTGAGTTCACCATGATCCTTGCGGGCACGCTCGCCACGCGGTGCTGGGCCATGGTGATCGCGGTGACCCTGTATCTCATCCACTGCCGCAGTCTCTGCTTCGTCCTCAGGTTCAGGGGATGCTTCTACCTACTGGGTTTTGG TGCTCCATTGTTCTTCACCGGAATCTTGTTCCTGTTTGGCAAGCACCACATGCACGACGAGATTGATCCGTCCTTCCACTATGGAACAGACCAG tCCATCCTTTCTGTCGTCTTCATCTTAATTTGCTGTGTGGTCACCATTGTCTGCCTCGTTCTGAAGCAGCGGAATGGCCGTGATTACAAACCGCTCGCCACAGACGACCCAGATGTCGAGCAGTCCATCAAGGTCGGTAAAATGAAATCCAAGGTCAGAAAGATCAATGGCAGGGTCACCAAGCTGGGAGCCGACAGAACCTGTCAGATCCAGATCAATTCTGAGTCGACCAATCACAACACTTCTTACAAAAACGCTTGTAATGACTGCGACCAGGGATGTACTGGAG GTATAGGAGGGTCTCACCCCGAAGTCCGAACCAGAAACCCTCAGCACATACAAG TGGAGGAAAGCATTGAGGACATAGTTCCCTTCCCGTCGGAGAGCAGTAACCTTTTATCGGACAGTTCTGAGAGTAGTTCCGAGACTCATCTCACCCTGACGCGCTCCACCGAGGACCAGACCTGTAAATACGGATCGTGTTCACGCGAACAGAGGCGGCAGTGTATGGGGCGACTGAGAGCATACCAGTCGTCCGTGGCAAACGTCGCCATCGGTGATGACGGAGTCCGTGTCAATCAGCCACGGCGTTGTCCCAAGGACGAGTACCAGACAAACCGTTTTCTGGTTCTCCTGGTGCTGCTACTGCTGTCCATGTTCATT GGTCTGTTCCTGTGTACATGGAGACTGTTTAACAACCAGATCTCAGGGATATACGTGGAAATGGAGTTCCTGGACGCAGTCTTTAATTACGGACAG GGTTTCATTATATTGGCCATATTTGGTTTTGACACCAAATACATCTTTCTTCCATTCATAAGAAG GTGGCGCCGTTTCCTGTATGGGGTGGAAGTCGTGCAAATTCCAGAGAGAGGGGACCTAGACGAAGAGACAGTTCATTTGTGTGAACAGTTCGTAAAGTACCATAAAGAGAGCTGTGCTGGAAAGATTGTCAGAGACCAAAA ATTCAATTTCCGGGAGTACAAGGATGTGTTCACAGGACTGGAGATGTGTGATTGGCTGATAGAAGTGGGTTTGGTTCACGACCGCGGTGAAGCGGTCAAGTATGGGAGaacgcttctgattggtcgagtGATAGCACATGTTAAAAATGAACACCATTTTCACGACTTGCCGTATTTCTATTTCTTCCT
- the LOC128164102 gene encoding integral membrane protein GPR155-like isoform X3: MEANSTNLTAPSTGGATVSIENLYPAIVQCFVIILFGYIAGRWDVITSAQGKGIGTFVSKFCLPALLFKNMCILNFGDVNWIFLLCILIAKSVVFFLVMALSLLIKRPRNYGIAGLFAIFATQSNDFALGFPLLQSLYADTHPEYLKYIYLIAPISVIVLNPIGFVLLEIQNHREREAENSSVEIKGEGSCMPLSIGLHVIKGVVTNPIVFMTVIGIIGNFVFHRNIPDVLSDILDVFGDAFAASALFYLGMSMVGKVKGQISLAMVVPLLLIGAKGLLLPLVTWLVVGGIERISDNTNSTSDAMFGFLYGTFPTAPSVFLYASHYSTATDLVATGMVAGTFLAAPLMFVSARMLSVVVVSEMDYKDLLLQTSFDASVISMVACVWVLIIMIASKRFKRIPHQFLVCLILSHFISCLGMVIYSYKDCKEDMATWKHYIEFTMILAGTLATRCWAMVIAVTLYLIHCRSLCFVLRFRGCFYLLGFGAPLFFTGILFLFGKHHMHDEIDPSFHYGTDQSILSVVFILICCVVTIVCLVLKQRNGRDYKPLATDDPDVEQSIKVGKMKSKVRKINGRVTKLGADRTCQIQINSESTNHNTSYKNACNDCDQGCTGVEESIEDIVPFPSESSNLLSDSSESSSETHLTLTRSTEDQTCKYGSCSREQRRQCMGRLRAYQSSVANVAIGDDGVRVNQPRRCPKDEYQTNRFLVLLVLLLLSMFIGLFLCTWRLFNNQISGIYVEMEFLDAVFNYGQGFIILAIFGFDTKYIFLPFIRSLTTNVRIKWLNLLCLRWRRFLYGVEVVQIPERGDLDEETVHLCEQFVKYHKESCAGKIVRDQKFNFREYKDVFTGLEMCDWLIEVGLVHDRGEAVKYGRTLLIGRVIAHVKNEHHFHDLPYFYFFLDDEEAILRSITENT, from the exons ATGGAAGCTAACTCGACCAATTTGACAGCGCCCTCTACTGGTGGAGCGACTGTGTCCATAGAGAACTTATACCCTGCCATCGTTCAGTGCTTTGTGATTATTTTGTTTGGATACATCGCAGGAAGATGGGACGTCATCACTTCCGCTCAAGGAAAGGGAATCGGGACATTTGTATCCAAATTCTGCTTGCCGGCGCTATTGTTCAAGAATATGTGTATTCTGAACTTTGGTGATGTGAACTGGATATTTTTGCTGTGTATTCTTATCGCCAAGTCTGTAGTCTTCTTTCTTGTGATGGCCCTCTCTTTGTTGATCAAACGACCTCGCAATTATGGGATAGCAGGACTTTTTGCCATCTTTGCCACTCAGAGCAATGATTTTGCGCTTGGTTTTCCATTAt tacaATCTCTGTATGCAGACACACACCCTGAGTACCTGAAGTATATTTACCTGATAGCTCCAATCTCAGTGATCGTACTTAATCCGATCGGGTTTGTCCTGCTGGAAATACAGAACCACAGAGAGCGGGAAGCAGAGAACTCTTCTGTAGAGATCAAAGGTGAAGGGTCGTGTATGCCTCTGTCCATTGGTTTACACGTCATCAAAGGGGTCGTCACCAATCCCATCGTGTTCATGACAGTCATAGGAATCATCGGCAATTTTGTGTTTCACAGGAACATTCCAGATGTTTTGTCAGACATATTGGATGTGTTTG GTGATGCTTTTGCTGCATCTGCCCTGTTCTACCTTGGAATGAGCATGGTCGGAAAAGTCAAAGGACAGATCAGCTTGGCTATGGTCGTTCCATTGCTGCTGATAGGGGCCAAAGG ACTCCTGTTGCCCCTGGTAACCTGGCTGGTCGTGGGAGGAATCGAGCGGATCAGTGACAACACTAACTCCACGTCGGACGCCATGTTTGGCTTCCTGTACGGAACATTCCCCACAGCGCCCTCTGTCTTTCTTTATGCTAGTCATTACTCCACAGCCACGGATCTG GTGGCGACCGGTATGGTGGCGGGGACGTTCCTGGCGGCCCCCCTGATGTTCGTGTCCGCGCGGATGCTGAGTGTCGTGGTGGTCAGTGAAATGGACTACAAAGATCTCCTTCTCCAGACATCCTTCGACGCCAGCGTCATCAGCATGGTCGCTTGT GTGTGGGTGCTGATCATAATGATCGCCAGCAAGCGGTTCAAGAGGATACCCCACCAGTTTCTAGTCTGTCTTATTCTGTCTCAT TTCATCTCGTGCTTGGGTATGGTGATTTACAGCTACAAAGACTGTAAGGAGGATATGGCGACATGGAAGCACTACATTGAGTTCACCATGATCCTTGCGGGCACGCTCGCCACGCGGTGCTGGGCCATGGTGATCGCGGTGACCCTGTATCTCATCCACTGCCGCAGTCTCTGCTTCGTCCTCAGGTTCAGGGGATGCTTCTACCTACTGGGTTTTGG TGCTCCATTGTTCTTCACCGGAATCTTGTTCCTGTTTGGCAAGCACCACATGCACGACGAGATTGATCCGTCCTTCCACTATGGAACAGACCAG tCCATCCTTTCTGTCGTCTTCATCTTAATTTGCTGTGTGGTCACCATTGTCTGCCTCGTTCTGAAGCAGCGGAATGGCCGTGATTACAAACCGCTCGCCACAGACGACCCAGATGTCGAGCAGTCCATCAAGGTCGGTAAAATGAAATCCAAGGTCAGAAAGATCAATGGCAGGGTCACCAAGCTGGGAGCCGACAGAACCTGTCAGATCCAGATCAATTCTGAGTCGACCAATCACAACACTTCTTACAAAAACGCTTGTAATGACTGCGACCAGGGATGTACTGGAG TGGAGGAAAGCATTGAGGACATAGTTCCCTTCCCGTCGGAGAGCAGTAACCTTTTATCGGACAGTTCTGAGAGTAGTTCCGAGACTCATCTCACCCTGACGCGCTCCACCGAGGACCAGACCTGTAAATACGGATCGTGTTCACGCGAACAGAGGCGGCAGTGTATGGGGCGACTGAGAGCATACCAGTCGTCCGTGGCAAACGTCGCCATCGGTGATGACGGAGTCCGTGTCAATCAGCCACGGCGTTGTCCCAAGGACGAGTACCAGACAAACCGTTTTCTGGTTCTCCTGGTGCTGCTACTGCTGTCCATGTTCATT GGTCTGTTCCTGTGTACATGGAGACTGTTTAACAACCAGATCTCAGGGATATACGTGGAAATGGAGTTCCTGGACGCAGTCTTTAATTACGGACAG GGTTTCATTATATTGGCCATATTTGGTTTTGACACCAAATACATCTTTCTTCCATTCATAAGAAG TCTGACAACAAACGTCCGAATCAAATGGCTGAACCTGCTTTGTCTGAG GTGGCGCCGTTTCCTGTATGGGGTGGAAGTCGTGCAAATTCCAGAGAGAGGGGACCTAGACGAAGAGACAGTTCATTTGTGTGAACAGTTCGTAAAGTACCATAAAGAGAGCTGTGCTGGAAAGATTGTCAGAGACCAAAA ATTCAATTTCCGGGAGTACAAGGATGTGTTCACAGGACTGGAGATGTGTGATTGGCTGATAGAAGTGGGTTTGGTTCACGACCGCGGTGAAGCGGTCAAGTATGGGAGaacgcttctgattggtcgagtGATAGCACATGTTAAAAATGAACACCATTTTCACGACTTGCCGTATTTCTATTTCTTCCT
- the LOC128164102 gene encoding integral membrane protein GPR155-like isoform X4, which translates to MEANSTNLTAPSTGGATVSIENLYPAIVQCFVIILFGYIAGRWDVITSAQGKGIGTFVSKFCLPALLFKNMCILNFGDVNWIFLLCILIAKSVVFFLVMALSLLIKRPRNYGIAGLFAIFATQSNDFALGFPLLQSLYADTHPEYLKYIYLIAPISVIVLNPIGFVLLEIQNHREREAENSSVEIKGEGSCMPLSIGLHVIKGVVTNPIVFMTVIGIIGNFVFHRNIPDVLSDILDVFGDAFAASALFYLGMSMVGKVKGQISLAMVVPLLLIGAKGLLLPLVTWLVVGGIERISDNTNSTSDAMFGFLYGTFPTAPSVFLYASHYSTATDLVATGMVAGTFLAAPLMFVSARMLSVVVVSEMDYKDLLLQTSFDASVISMVACVWVLIIMIASKRFKRIPHQFLVCLILSHFISCLGMVIYSYKDCKEDMATWKHYIEFTMILAGTLATRCWAMVIAVTLYLIHCRSLCFVLRFRGCFYLLGFGAPLFFTGILFLFGKHHMHDEIDPSFHYGTDQSILSVVFILICCVVTIVCLVLKQRNGRDYKPLATDDPDVEQSIKVGKMKSKVRKINGRVTKLGADRTCQIQINSESTNHNTSYKNACNDCDQGCTGGIGGSHPEVRTRNPQHIQVEESIEDIVPFPSESSNLLSDSSESSSETHLTLTRSTEDQTCKYGSCSREQRRQCMGRLRAYQSSVANVAIGDDGVRVNQPRRCPKDEYQTNRFLVLLVLLLLSMFIGLFLCTWRLFNNQISGIYVEMEFLDAVFNYGQGFIILAIFGFDTKYIFLPFIRSLTTNVRIKWLNLLCLRCRKQTGKKTSLDRVRFCFNGLVCWCGLHEGKGPSDFSVL; encoded by the exons ATGGAAGCTAACTCGACCAATTTGACAGCGCCCTCTACTGGTGGAGCGACTGTGTCCATAGAGAACTTATACCCTGCCATCGTTCAGTGCTTTGTGATTATTTTGTTTGGATACATCGCAGGAAGATGGGACGTCATCACTTCCGCTCAAGGAAAGGGAATCGGGACATTTGTATCCAAATTCTGCTTGCCGGCGCTATTGTTCAAGAATATGTGTATTCTGAACTTTGGTGATGTGAACTGGATATTTTTGCTGTGTATTCTTATCGCCAAGTCTGTAGTCTTCTTTCTTGTGATGGCCCTCTCTTTGTTGATCAAACGACCTCGCAATTATGGGATAGCAGGACTTTTTGCCATCTTTGCCACTCAGAGCAATGATTTTGCGCTTGGTTTTCCATTAt tacaATCTCTGTATGCAGACACACACCCTGAGTACCTGAAGTATATTTACCTGATAGCTCCAATCTCAGTGATCGTACTTAATCCGATCGGGTTTGTCCTGCTGGAAATACAGAACCACAGAGAGCGGGAAGCAGAGAACTCTTCTGTAGAGATCAAAGGTGAAGGGTCGTGTATGCCTCTGTCCATTGGTTTACACGTCATCAAAGGGGTCGTCACCAATCCCATCGTGTTCATGACAGTCATAGGAATCATCGGCAATTTTGTGTTTCACAGGAACATTCCAGATGTTTTGTCAGACATATTGGATGTGTTTG GTGATGCTTTTGCTGCATCTGCCCTGTTCTACCTTGGAATGAGCATGGTCGGAAAAGTCAAAGGACAGATCAGCTTGGCTATGGTCGTTCCATTGCTGCTGATAGGGGCCAAAGG ACTCCTGTTGCCCCTGGTAACCTGGCTGGTCGTGGGAGGAATCGAGCGGATCAGTGACAACACTAACTCCACGTCGGACGCCATGTTTGGCTTCCTGTACGGAACATTCCCCACAGCGCCCTCTGTCTTTCTTTATGCTAGTCATTACTCCACAGCCACGGATCTG GTGGCGACCGGTATGGTGGCGGGGACGTTCCTGGCGGCCCCCCTGATGTTCGTGTCCGCGCGGATGCTGAGTGTCGTGGTGGTCAGTGAAATGGACTACAAAGATCTCCTTCTCCAGACATCCTTCGACGCCAGCGTCATCAGCATGGTCGCTTGT GTGTGGGTGCTGATCATAATGATCGCCAGCAAGCGGTTCAAGAGGATACCCCACCAGTTTCTAGTCTGTCTTATTCTGTCTCAT TTCATCTCGTGCTTGGGTATGGTGATTTACAGCTACAAAGACTGTAAGGAGGATATGGCGACATGGAAGCACTACATTGAGTTCACCATGATCCTTGCGGGCACGCTCGCCACGCGGTGCTGGGCCATGGTGATCGCGGTGACCCTGTATCTCATCCACTGCCGCAGTCTCTGCTTCGTCCTCAGGTTCAGGGGATGCTTCTACCTACTGGGTTTTGG TGCTCCATTGTTCTTCACCGGAATCTTGTTCCTGTTTGGCAAGCACCACATGCACGACGAGATTGATCCGTCCTTCCACTATGGAACAGACCAG tCCATCCTTTCTGTCGTCTTCATCTTAATTTGCTGTGTGGTCACCATTGTCTGCCTCGTTCTGAAGCAGCGGAATGGCCGTGATTACAAACCGCTCGCCACAGACGACCCAGATGTCGAGCAGTCCATCAAGGTCGGTAAAATGAAATCCAAGGTCAGAAAGATCAATGGCAGGGTCACCAAGCTGGGAGCCGACAGAACCTGTCAGATCCAGATCAATTCTGAGTCGACCAATCACAACACTTCTTACAAAAACGCTTGTAATGACTGCGACCAGGGATGTACTGGAG GTATAGGAGGGTCTCACCCCGAAGTCCGAACCAGAAACCCTCAGCACATACAAG TGGAGGAAAGCATTGAGGACATAGTTCCCTTCCCGTCGGAGAGCAGTAACCTTTTATCGGACAGTTCTGAGAGTAGTTCCGAGACTCATCTCACCCTGACGCGCTCCACCGAGGACCAGACCTGTAAATACGGATCGTGTTCACGCGAACAGAGGCGGCAGTGTATGGGGCGACTGAGAGCATACCAGTCGTCCGTGGCAAACGTCGCCATCGGTGATGACGGAGTCCGTGTCAATCAGCCACGGCGTTGTCCCAAGGACGAGTACCAGACAAACCGTTTTCTGGTTCTCCTGGTGCTGCTACTGCTGTCCATGTTCATT GGTCTGTTCCTGTGTACATGGAGACTGTTTAACAACCAGATCTCAGGGATATACGTGGAAATGGAGTTCCTGGACGCAGTCTTTAATTACGGACAG GGTTTCATTATATTGGCCATATTTGGTTTTGACACCAAATACATCTTTCTTCCATTCATAAGAAG TCTGACAACAAACGTCCGAATCAAATGGCTGAACCTGCTTTGTCTGAG GTGCCGAAAGCAAACTGGGAAGAAAACATCTTTGGACAGAGTACGATTTTGTTTTAATGGTCTGGTTTGCTGGTGTGGCTTGCATGAAGGAAAGGGTCCGTCTGACTTCTCAGTACTTTGA